One window of the Alkalispirillum mobile genome contains the following:
- the pilB gene encoding type IV-A pilus assembly ATPase PilB, which yields MVTANPSVRLSGLAGRLVREGLLNEDTARRLTEEALKKRRPLISHLVESKALPAHEVVQQAAIEFGIPALDLNAVEIDTAAIKLVSEKLIRTHNALPLFRRGKRLFLGVVDPTNLEALDEIKFHTGLTTEAILVEPDKLAQVMEKALEQAAGGDSALKELDLEDDLENLSISSGEDEDDAEPTFGKEGEKDDAPVVRFVNKLLLDAIRKGASDIHFEPFEKEYRVRFRQDGILHEVSRPPVNLAGRLAARLKVMSRMDIAEKRVPQDGRIKMSISRNRAIDFRVSTCPTLFGEKVVLRILDPSSAQMGIDQLGYEPEQKQLYQDALSKPYGMILVTGPTGSGKTVSLYTGLNILNTPDRNISTAEDPSEINMPGVNQVNINPKAGLTFASVLRAFLRQDPDIIMVGEIRDLETAEIAIKAAQTGHLVLSTLHTNDAPQTLTRLANMGVPAYNIASSVTLIIAQRLARRLCSHCKTPEDVPREALLEEGFTEEDLDAGVTVYAPQGCEHCTEGYKGRVGIYQVMPVSEEMGRIIMEGGNAIQLADQAAKEGVNDLRRSGLLKVIQGVTSLQEVNRVTKD from the coding sequence ATGGTCACTGCAAACCCCAGCGTGAGATTGAGTGGTCTCGCAGGCCGCCTGGTGCGGGAAGGACTGCTCAACGAGGACACGGCCCGCCGGCTCACCGAGGAGGCGCTGAAAAAACGCCGCCCGCTGATCAGTCACCTGGTCGAGTCCAAGGCACTCCCCGCCCACGAGGTGGTCCAGCAGGCAGCCATCGAATTCGGCATCCCGGCGCTGGATCTCAACGCCGTGGAGATCGACACCGCCGCCATCAAGCTGGTCTCCGAAAAGCTGATCCGCACCCATAATGCCCTGCCGCTGTTCCGCCGCGGCAAACGCCTCTTCCTCGGCGTGGTCGACCCCACCAACCTGGAGGCGCTGGACGAGATCAAGTTCCACACCGGACTGACCACCGAGGCCATCCTGGTGGAGCCGGACAAACTCGCCCAGGTGATGGAAAAGGCCCTGGAGCAGGCCGCCGGGGGCGACTCCGCACTCAAGGAGCTGGATCTCGAGGATGACCTTGAAAACCTGTCCATCTCCAGCGGCGAAGATGAAGACGACGCCGAACCCACCTTCGGGAAAGAGGGCGAGAAGGACGACGCGCCCGTGGTGCGGTTCGTCAACAAGCTCCTGCTCGATGCCATCCGCAAGGGCGCCTCGGACATCCACTTCGAGCCCTTCGAGAAGGAGTACCGGGTCCGCTTCCGACAGGACGGTATCCTGCACGAGGTGTCGAGGCCGCCAGTCAACCTGGCCGGGCGGCTGGCGGCGCGCCTGAAGGTCATGTCGCGGATGGATATCGCCGAGAAGCGGGTGCCCCAGGACGGGCGCATCAAGATGAGCATCTCGCGCAACCGGGCGATCGACTTCCGTGTCAGCACCTGCCCCACGCTGTTCGGCGAAAAAGTGGTGCTGCGTATCCTCGACCCGAGCAGCGCCCAGATGGGGATCGACCAGCTGGGCTACGAACCGGAGCAGAAGCAGCTCTATCAGGACGCGCTGAGCAAACCCTACGGCATGATCCTGGTCACCGGGCCCACCGGCTCGGGCAAAACGGTCTCGCTCTACACCGGCCTCAATATCCTTAACACCCCGGATCGCAACATCTCCACCGCCGAGGACCCCTCCGAGATCAACATGCCGGGGGTCAACCAGGTCAACATCAACCCCAAGGCGGGCCTGACCTTCGCCAGCGTCCTGCGCGCCTTTCTCCGCCAGGACCCGGACATCATCATGGTGGGTGAGATCCGCGACCTGGAAACGGCCGAGATCGCCATCAAGGCCGCGCAGACCGGGCACCTGGTCCTCTCCACCCTGCACACCAACGACGCCCCGCAGACCCTGACCCGCCTGGCCAACATGGGCGTACCCGCCTACAACATCGCCTCGTCGGTGACGCTGATCATCGCCCAGCGCCTGGCCCGGCGCCTCTGCAGCCACTGCAAGACGCCGGAAGACGTCCCTCGCGAGGCCCTGCTCGAGGAGGGCTTCACCGAGGAGGACCTGGACGCCGGTGTCACCGTGTACGCCCCCCAGGGCTGCGAGCACTGCACCGAGGGTTACAAGGGCCGGGTAGGCATCTACCAGGTAATGCCGGTATCCGAAGAGATGGGGCGTATTATCATGGAGGGGGGCAACGCCATCCAGCTGGCCGACCAGGCCGCCAAGGAGGGGGTGAATGACCTCCGCCGCTCCGGCCTGCTGAAGGTCATCCAGGGTGTTACCAGCCTCCAGGAAGTCAATCGGGTCACCAAGGACTGA
- a CDS encoding rhomboid family intramembrane serine protease, whose amino-acid sequence MNIPAEPRFTLFPPVITFLLIVNGVVFLLQGFMGPMLITHFALWPLGTPEAMPFMGRLTQVPDFQVWQLVTYGFLHGGLFHLFVNLFAMWMLGVQVENAWGSRLFAIYFLICVIGAGLVQLVVATQMAADGDIYPTVGASGGVFGILLAFGMMFPNQRLMLIFLPVPIKAKYFVLAYGAFELFAGITRTDAGIAHFAHLGGMVVGLLLIQYWRGRLPIKPRRQVFWW is encoded by the coding sequence ATGAATATCCCCGCTGAACCCCGATTCACCCTGTTCCCGCCGGTCATCACCTTCCTGCTGATCGTCAACGGGGTGGTGTTCCTGCTGCAGGGGTTCATGGGGCCGATGCTCATCACGCATTTTGCCCTGTGGCCGCTGGGCACCCCGGAGGCCATGCCCTTCATGGGCCGGCTGACCCAGGTGCCCGACTTCCAGGTCTGGCAACTGGTCACTTACGGCTTTCTCCACGGCGGGCTGTTTCACCTGTTCGTGAACCTTTTCGCCATGTGGATGCTGGGCGTGCAGGTGGAGAACGCCTGGGGCTCACGGCTTTTCGCCATCTACTTTCTCATCTGCGTGATCGGGGCCGGGTTGGTGCAACTGGTGGTGGCCACGCAGATGGCCGCCGATGGCGACATTTACCCGACGGTCGGCGCTTCCGGCGGGGTGTTCGGCATCCTGCTGGCGTTCGGCATGATGTTCCCGAACCAGCGCCTGATGCTGATCTTTCTGCCGGTCCCCATCAAGGCCAAATACTTCGTCCTGGCCTACGGCGCCTTCGAACTGTTCGCCGGCATCACCCGGACCGATGCGGGCATCGCCCACTTCGCACACCTCGGGGGCATGGTGGTGGGGCTCCTGCTCATCCAGTACTGGCGCGGACGGCTGCCCATCAAACCGCGCCGCCAGGTTTTCTGGTGGTAG
- a CDS encoding GGDEF domain-containing protein, with amino-acid sequence MINKAPKHPFRLWLQGLSLPDLLDVRGHSPDFSGSRAGYINTRIQPLALVLALLIPAWIPVDALFMPQGEFMVMAGLRVVAGTALLVLFFGCARNQLTLSQARFRLAVLMTAPLLLYAAARLVLNGDVAPGLILGYSFFPVLTVVMLTVFPLTLREAASFTLPVVLLYAALEVALGRSTDLQSMGGLWLLVLVTLVAIWSVMGQLLMLLRLYRQATRDPLTGLFNRRALTEQIELERARSRRHGRPLTVLLFDLDRFKRINDTHGHLLGDRVLQTFARVVEDNLRETDHFGRWGGEEFLAALPETGTEGAQTVAERVRQACEQATLPLANGQRLGFTTSIGVATLQPEESLDSLFNRVDEALYNAKAYGRNRVVEAEAPTRE; translated from the coding sequence ATGATCAACAAAGCCCCCAAGCACCCCTTCAGGCTCTGGCTCCAGGGATTGAGCCTGCCTGATCTCCTGGACGTCCGGGGCCATTCCCCGGACTTCTCCGGCTCACGCGCCGGCTATATCAACACCCGGATCCAGCCACTGGCACTGGTGCTCGCGCTGCTGATCCCCGCCTGGATCCCGGTGGACGCCCTGTTCATGCCTCAGGGCGAGTTCATGGTGATGGCCGGGCTGAGAGTGGTCGCCGGCACGGCGCTGCTCGTGCTGTTTTTCGGTTGCGCACGCAATCAACTGACCTTGTCGCAGGCCCGGTTCCGGCTGGCGGTGCTGATGACCGCGCCACTGCTCCTGTATGCCGCCGCCCGGCTGGTGCTCAACGGCGACGTGGCACCGGGGCTGATCCTCGGCTACTCCTTCTTCCCCGTGCTTACAGTGGTCATGCTCACGGTCTTCCCGCTGACCCTGCGGGAGGCGGCCAGTTTCACCCTGCCCGTGGTGCTGCTCTACGCTGCCCTGGAGGTCGCGCTGGGCCGGAGCACCGACCTGCAGAGCATGGGCGGGCTCTGGCTGCTGGTGCTGGTGACCCTGGTGGCCATCTGGTCGGTGATGGGCCAGCTCCTGATGCTGCTGCGCCTTTACCGCCAGGCCACCCGCGACCCGCTGACCGGCCTGTTCAACCGCCGGGCCCTGACCGAACAGATCGAACTGGAGCGGGCACGCAGCCGTCGTCACGGCCGACCGCTGACCGTGCTGCTGTTCGATCTGGACCGGTTCAAGCGCATCAACGACACCCACGGCCACCTGCTGGGCGACCGGGTCCTGCAGACGTTTGCCCGGGTGGTCGAGGACAACCTGCGCGAAACAGACCACTTCGGACGCTGGGGCGGTGAAGAGTTCCTGGCCGCGCTGCCGGAGACCGGGACCGAGGGGGCGCAAACGGTAGCGGAACGCGTGCGCCAGGCCTGCGAACAGGCCACCCTGCCCCTGGCCAACGGACAACGCCTCGGCTTTACTACCAGTATCGGTGTGGCCACCCTGCAGCCGGAAGAAAGCCTGGATTCCCTGTTCAACCGGGTGGACGAGGCCCTATACAATGCCAAGGCGTACGGCAGAAACCGCGTGGTAGAGGCAGAGGCCCCGACCAGAGAATGA
- a CDS encoding OmpA/MotB family protein, translated as MAAEEPAGGQASSAVHRGRFAQWHVEPPEDQEGESWLLVYLDVMTLLLVMFVVMLAFIDDHAGVTPQDPGIFAGQTGVGEAVPPTGAPSVLEGERGPLDAHPDILDPIEEPEHRPEESADPAMQAELDALGDDIDVLVEAGSISFRISDEILFPSGEAELTDEGLDVLGQLVPVLQASPHRITVEGHTDNVPIATERFPSNWELSTGRATRVVRFLQAQGIDAPRLQATGLAETRPIADNATPEGRAQNRRVELVLQTAGE; from the coding sequence GTGGCCGCTGAGGAACCCGCAGGCGGCCAGGCCAGCTCCGCGGTGCACCGGGGGCGCTTCGCCCAGTGGCACGTGGAGCCGCCCGAGGACCAGGAGGGGGAGAGCTGGCTGCTGGTCTACCTGGACGTGATGACGCTGTTGCTGGTCATGTTCGTCGTGATGCTGGCCTTCATCGACGATCACGCGGGCGTGACGCCGCAGGATCCGGGCATTTTCGCTGGCCAGACCGGGGTGGGCGAGGCCGTCCCGCCCACCGGGGCGCCAAGCGTGCTTGAGGGCGAAAGGGGCCCGCTGGACGCCCATCCGGACATTCTGGACCCAATTGAAGAGCCCGAGCACCGGCCGGAGGAGTCCGCCGACCCGGCCATGCAGGCGGAACTGGATGCCCTGGGCGATGATATCGACGTCCTGGTAGAGGCGGGGAGCATCAGTTTCCGGATCAGCGACGAGATCCTGTTCCCCTCCGGCGAGGCGGAACTGACCGACGAGGGTCTGGACGTCCTCGGTCAGCTGGTCCCGGTGCTGCAGGCCAGCCCCCACCGGATCACCGTGGAGGGCCACACCGACAACGTGCCCATTGCCACCGAGCGTTTTCCGTCGAACTGGGAGCTGTCCACCGGGCGCGCGACCCGCGTCGTGCGTTTTCTCCAGGCGCAGGGCATCGACGCCCCTCGCCTGCAGGCCACCGGACTGGCGGAGACCCGGCCGATTGCCGATAACGCCACCCCCGAGGGCCGGGCCCAGAACCGGCGGGTGGAACTGGTGCTGCAGACTGCAGGGGAGTGA
- a CDS encoding motility protein A: protein MNPSTLIGMLGGLGMLVAVLFFAAEEPTAFINLPGLAIVLGGTFAATFLSYPLKEVLRVFGLFGIVLRNERLYTRDDMEELIQISRLWLRGDIRAVENALDKVSNPFLRTGVQLLIDLTPEEDILDLLQWRISRLRARERAEAQLFRVMASFAPAFGMIGTLVGLINMMFILDEGDIAVIGQHMAVALLTTFYGILLANMVFKPIAVKLERRTEQRVVLMNMVLQGISMMCQKRNPTLMRETLNSFMAHYKDEIHDPSIRLDTENGAQEAEGAGRGR from the coding sequence ATGAACCCATCCACCCTGATCGGCATGCTCGGCGGCCTGGGCATGCTGGTCGCCGTGCTCTTCTTCGCCGCCGAGGAGCCGACCGCCTTCATCAACCTGCCGGGCCTGGCCATCGTGCTCGGCGGCACTTTCGCGGCCACCTTCCTCAGCTACCCGCTGAAGGAGGTGCTGCGGGTGTTCGGGCTGTTCGGAATCGTACTGCGCAACGAGCGGCTCTATACCCGGGACGACATGGAGGAGCTGATCCAGATCTCCCGGCTCTGGCTGCGCGGCGATATCCGGGCGGTGGAAAACGCGCTGGACAAGGTCTCCAACCCCTTTCTGCGCACCGGGGTGCAACTGCTGATCGACCTCACCCCCGAGGAGGACATCCTCGACCTGCTGCAGTGGCGCATCTCCCGCCTCCGGGCCCGAGAGCGCGCCGAGGCGCAGCTCTTCCGGGTCATGGCCAGTTTTGCGCCGGCCTTCGGCATGATCGGCACCCTGGTGGGGCTGATCAACATGATGTTCATCCTGGACGAGGGGGACATCGCGGTGATCGGCCAGCACATGGCCGTCGCGCTGCTCACCACGTTCTACGGGATCCTGTTGGCCAATATGGTCTTCAAGCCCATCGCCGTGAAGCTGGAACGGCGCACCGAGCAGCGGGTGGTGCTGATGAACATGGTGCTGCAGGGGATCTCCATGATGTGCCAGAAGCGCAATCCCACCCTGATGCGTGAGACGCTGAACTCCTTCATGGCGCACTACAAGGACGAAATCCACGACCCCAGCATCCGGCTGGACACGGAGAACGGGGCCCAGGAGGCGGAAGGGGCCGGCCGTGGCCGCTGA
- a CDS encoding CBS domain-containing protein: MYEFVNYQVKDYMTRSPCTISPDTELRELEALFSRHDFNGVPVVDQDNTLLGVATKFDLLKAFTFQPTAMIPPYEAIMSRKVADYMTREPVTTYPDRPLTRVLQRMVEMRTKSFPVVENDQVVGVIAREDILRALEDATRAN; this comes from the coding sequence ATGTACGAGTTCGTGAATTACCAGGTCAAGGACTACATGACCCGCAGCCCCTGCACCATCAGTCCGGACACCGAGTTGCGGGAGTTGGAGGCGCTGTTCTCCCGGCACGATTTCAACGGCGTGCCGGTAGTGGATCAGGACAACACTTTGCTGGGCGTGGCCACCAAGTTCGACCTGCTCAAGGCCTTCACCTTCCAGCCCACGGCCATGATCCCGCCCTACGAGGCCATCATGTCGCGCAAGGTGGCCGATTACATGACCCGCGAACCGGTCACCACCTACCCTGACCGCCCCCTGACCCGGGTGCTGCAGCGGATGGTGGAAATGCGCACCAAGAGCTTCCCGGTGGTGGAAAACGACCAGGTGGTCGGCGTCATCGCCCGCGAGGACATCCTGCGGGCCCTGGAGGACGCCACCCGCGCCAACTGA
- a CDS encoding TRAP transporter permease produces the protein MSERDGQQQARAMAQAVETGARQPRGRIAIAAITLLCLAWSAFQLAIAWDPIDTQIARVWHLAFAITLAFLLFPARHRPAPRWLQPLRRIGLFLDNRHRIPWSDILLALTAAAATLWIWWDYEEILWRAGLPETQDIVLGIVLVGLLLEAARRTLGWALPVLAALFLAYCFAGPWMPGLLRHRGVSLEVLVNDMYLSDSGIFGVPLGVSVGFVFLFVLLGALLERAGAGKYFIDVAYSALGSLRGGPAKAAVFASGLTGSVSGSSIANTVTTGTFTIPLMKRVGLPPHKAAAVEVAASTNGQLMPPVMGAAAFIMAEIVGLPYLDVLRAAIIPALVAYIALFYVVHVEACKENVAVVPRSQLPPFWSTLLRGLHYLVPLLMLIWFLVVMRRSPVASALLAIQATMVIMLVQRPILAYLTHQRLGAPAPLHRVLGQALLGGVGDILRGMIGGARNMVAVGVATATAGIIVGVVSTTGLVGRFVNVIEVLSMGSLYLMLGLTALTCIILGMGLPTTANYIVMATLTAPVIVQLGGDMGLLIPVIAAHLFVFYFGILADDTPPVGLAAYAGAAIAQSPPLQTGVQSFSYDLRTAILPFVFVFNTELLMIAGLDDGGRIIWQTDPVIIGWTFLTALAGLFALVSAIAGYAGRHCNGLERLALVGLALLLLRPDWLADPSGLAPWVVQLGCLTLYGALYSWQRWRAPVPA, from the coding sequence ATGAGTGAACGTGATGGTCAGCAGCAGGCCCGGGCCATGGCCCAGGCCGTGGAGACGGGTGCGCGGCAACCCCGCGGGCGCATCGCCATTGCGGCCATCACCCTGCTCTGCCTGGCCTGGTCGGCCTTCCAGCTGGCCATCGCCTGGGACCCCATCGACACCCAGATCGCCCGGGTCTGGCACCTCGCCTTTGCCATCACGCTGGCCTTCCTGCTCTTCCCGGCCCGCCACCGGCCTGCGCCTCGTTGGCTGCAACCTCTGCGCCGGATCGGTCTGTTCCTGGACAACCGCCATCGCATTCCCTGGAGTGACATCCTGCTGGCCCTGACCGCGGCCGCCGCCACGCTATGGATCTGGTGGGACTACGAGGAGATTCTCTGGCGCGCGGGGCTGCCCGAAACCCAGGACATCGTCTTGGGGATTGTCCTCGTCGGGCTACTGCTGGAGGCGGCGCGGCGGACCCTGGGCTGGGCTCTGCCGGTGCTGGCGGCGCTGTTCCTGGCCTACTGCTTCGCCGGCCCCTGGATGCCAGGGTTACTGCGCCACCGAGGTGTTTCCCTGGAGGTCCTGGTCAATGACATGTACCTCAGCGACTCCGGCATATTTGGCGTGCCGCTGGGGGTCTCGGTGGGGTTCGTCTTCCTGTTCGTGCTGCTGGGAGCACTGCTGGAGCGGGCCGGCGCCGGCAAGTACTTCATCGACGTGGCCTACTCCGCCCTGGGCAGCCTGCGCGGTGGCCCGGCCAAGGCGGCGGTCTTCGCCTCCGGGCTGACCGGGTCGGTGTCGGGGTCGTCCATCGCCAACACCGTCACCACCGGCACGTTCACCATCCCGCTGATGAAGCGGGTGGGGCTGCCGCCGCACAAGGCGGCGGCGGTGGAGGTGGCCGCCTCCACCAACGGCCAGCTGATGCCGCCGGTAATGGGCGCGGCAGCCTTCATCATGGCGGAGATCGTCGGCCTGCCCTACCTGGACGTGCTGCGGGCGGCGATCATCCCGGCGCTGGTGGCCTACATCGCGCTTTTCTACGTGGTGCACGTCGAGGCCTGCAAGGAGAACGTGGCGGTGGTGCCGCGCAGCCAGCTGCCGCCCTTCTGGTCCACCCTGCTGCGCGGCCTGCACTACCTGGTGCCACTGCTCATGCTCATCTGGTTCCTGGTGGTGATGCGCCGCTCGCCGGTGGCCTCGGCGCTGCTCGCCATACAGGCCACCATGGTGATCATGCTGGTGCAACGGCCGATACTCGCCTACCTGACCCACCAGCGGCTGGGCGCCCCGGCCCCGCTCCACCGGGTCCTCGGGCAGGCACTGCTGGGAGGTGTGGGCGACATTCTGCGCGGCATGATCGGCGGGGCACGCAACATGGTGGCCGTGGGCGTGGCCACCGCCACCGCGGGCATCATCGTCGGCGTGGTCAGCACTACCGGGCTGGTGGGGCGGTTCGTCAACGTCATCGAGGTGCTCTCCATGGGCAGCCTCTACCTGATGCTGGGGCTCACCGCGCTCACCTGCATCATCCTCGGCATGGGCCTGCCCACCACCGCCAACTACATCGTCATGGCCACCCTCACCGCGCCGGTCATCGTGCAACTGGGCGGCGATATGGGGCTGCTGATCCCGGTGATCGCCGCCCACCTGTTCGTCTTTTACTTCGGGATCCTCGCCGACGACACACCGCCGGTGGGGCTGGCGGCCTATGCCGGGGCAGCCATCGCCCAGAGCCCACCGCTGCAGACCGGCGTGCAGAGCTTCAGCTACGACCTGCGCACCGCGATCCTGCCCTTCGTGTTTGTTTTCAACACCGAGTTGTTGATGATCGCCGGGCTGGACGACGGCGGCCGGATCATCTGGCAGACCGACCCGGTGATCATCGGCTGGACCTTCCTGACCGCGCTGGCCGGGCTGTTCGCCCTGGTCTCGGCCATCGCCGGCTACGCCGGACGCCACTGCAACGGCCTGGAACGCCTGGCCCTGGTGGGCCTGGCTCTACTGCTGTTACGGCCGGACTGGCTAGCCGACCCGAGTGGCCTGGCCCCCTGGGTGGTACAGTTGGGGTGTCTGACGCTGTATGGTGCGCTGTACAGCTGGCAGCGGTGGCGGGCGCCGGTGCCCGCCTGA
- a CDS encoding TAXI family TRAP transporter solute-binding subunit, translating into MRRSSLIALFTLLAASLVALPVQARDLTFGGASITGVYYQVAQHGCRLLEQHKDDYNCVGRPTQGSVFNINALSQGSIDFGVAQSDRAWQAINGEAEWERRGAFEELRSLFAMHPETVMLVVRADSDIHSVEDIQGHTINIGNPGSGQRRNAMDVLEIYGIDPRDDIRARNLQQHEASRALVDGQVDGFFYTVGNPSAAIEEPANSVDIRMIPINSDAIREFVEERPYYVMTAIPGGTYPGVDEDIETYAVTATVVTHADMDEDVVYDLTAAVFEQMDDLRNAHAAFRHLEPEAMMEGVSVDLHPGALRYYEEQGWR; encoded by the coding sequence ATGCGTCGATCCAGTCTGATCGCCCTGTTCACCCTGCTGGCCGCCAGCCTGGTCGCCCTGCCCGTCCAGGCCCGCGACCTGACCTTCGGCGGTGCCTCCATCACCGGCGTCTATTACCAGGTCGCGCAGCACGGGTGCCGCCTGCTGGAGCAACACAAGGACGACTACAATTGCGTGGGCCGGCCCACCCAGGGCTCGGTGTTCAACATCAACGCCCTCTCCCAGGGCTCCATCGACTTCGGAGTCGCCCAGTCGGACCGCGCCTGGCAGGCCATCAATGGCGAGGCGGAATGGGAGCGGCGCGGTGCCTTCGAGGAGTTGCGCAGCCTGTTCGCCATGCACCCGGAGACGGTGATGCTGGTGGTGCGTGCCGATAGCGACATCCACTCGGTGGAGGACATCCAGGGCCATACCATCAACATCGGCAACCCGGGCTCGGGCCAGCGCCGCAACGCCATGGACGTGCTGGAGATCTACGGTATCGACCCGCGGGACGACATCCGCGCCCGCAACCTGCAACAGCACGAGGCCTCCCGCGCCCTGGTGGACGGCCAGGTGGACGGCTTCTTCTACACGGTGGGCAACCCCAGCGCTGCCATCGAGGAGCCGGCCAACTCGGTGGATATCCGCATGATCCCGATCAACTCGGATGCCATCCGCGAGTTCGTGGAGGAGCGGCCCTACTACGTGATGACCGCCATTCCCGGTGGCACCTACCCCGGCGTGGACGAAGACATCGAAACCTACGCCGTCACCGCCACCGTGGTGACCCATGCCGACATGGACGAGGACGTGGTCTACGACCTGACCGCCGCCGTGTTTGAACAGATGGATGACCTGCGCAACGCCCACGCCGCCTTCCGCCACCTGGAGCCCGAGGCCATGATGGAAGGGGTCTCGGTGGACCTCCATCCGGGCGCCCTGCGCTACTACGAGGAACAGGGCTGGCGCTGA
- a CDS encoding ACP phosphodiesterase: protein MNHLAHLQLADGPAERLGNLLGDHVRGRLDPARWSGGVYRGLHLHRRIDSLADHHPAAARLRRRFPQGQRRYAGILLDLCHDHFLIRHWSALEDTPLREWTGQVYAELAESRSAMPAPLRDALPTMIERDWLRACTRLDGLEQVLARIAQRLRRPRPLLDAGAWLRPFYPELEGCFLELYPAVRATVSRERARLRVEMRASGRPAG, encoded by the coding sequence ATGAACCACCTGGCCCACCTGCAACTCGCCGATGGCCCCGCCGAACGGCTGGGCAACCTGCTGGGGGACCACGTCCGCGGGCGTCTCGACCCCGCGCGCTGGAGCGGCGGCGTTTACCGCGGGCTGCACCTGCACCGGCGCATCGACAGCCTGGCCGACCACCACCCGGCCGCGGCCCGATTGCGCCGCCGCTTCCCGCAGGGCCAACGCCGGTACGCCGGCATCCTGCTTGACCTCTGCCACGATCATTTCCTGATCCGCCACTGGTCCGCGCTGGAGGACACCCCCCTGCGCGAGTGGACCGGTCAAGTCTACGCCGAACTGGCGGAGAGCCGGTCGGCCATGCCTGCCCCGCTGCGCGATGCCCTGCCCACCATGATTGAGCGAGACTGGCTGCGTGCCTGCACCCGGCTGGACGGTCTGGAGCAGGTGCTGGCGCGCATCGCCCAGCGCTTGCGCCGTCCCCGGCCCTTGCTGGACGCGGGCGCCTGGCTCAGGCCGTTTTACCCGGAACTGGAAGGCTGTTTTCTCGAGCTTTACCCGGCGGTTCGGGCCACCGTGAGCCGCGAGCGGGCCCGTCTCCGTGTAGAAATGCGTGCATCGGGCCGGCCGGCAGGCTAG
- a CDS encoding DEAD/DEAH box helicase — protein MKNEHLSDTRFDTLGLHDSLMDGLQRAGFEYCTPIQAATLPKALEGRDIAGQAQTGTGKSAAFLLATMQRLMTVPVEEGKEGPWAIMLAPTRELALQIHRDALQLGRYTGLKCAAVYGGTGYEAQRKQLEEGVDIIIGTPGRIIDFYKQRVFQLDHIEVLVLDEADRMFDLGFIADIRYLMRRMPKPDQRINLLFSATLSHRVMELAYEHLNDPEVVRIESEQITADRVRQKLYHVSKDEKIPLLLGLVQNEEAFNRSIIFVNTKRAADRVTGYLLGNDIEAAVISGDIPQKKREALLKRFQDGELRFLVATDVAARGLHIEDVSHVINYDLPQDPEDYVHRIGRTARAGASGDAISLACEEYVFSLPDIESYIEQRIPAEMPSSELMVEPKPPKRIQRSRPGGKGGRGGGRPGGGRRRPGGGRRNGGGNGGGKGGDSGGGPGNG, from the coding sequence ATGAAAAACGAACACCTCTCCGATACCCGATTCGACACCCTTGGCCTGCACGACTCGCTGATGGACGGCCTCCAGCGGGCCGGCTTCGAGTACTGCACGCCCATCCAGGCTGCCACCCTGCCGAAGGCCCTCGAGGGGCGCGACATCGCCGGCCAGGCGCAGACCGGCACCGGCAAATCGGCCGCCTTCCTGCTCGCCACCATGCAGCGTCTCATGACCGTGCCGGTGGAGGAAGGCAAAGAGGGCCCCTGGGCGATCATGCTGGCCCCCACCCGCGAACTGGCGCTGCAGATCCACCGCGACGCCCTGCAGCTGGGCCGTTACACCGGGCTGAAGTGCGCTGCGGTCTACGGCGGCACCGGCTACGAAGCCCAGCGCAAGCAGCTGGAAGAAGGGGTCGATATCATTATCGGCACCCCGGGGCGGATCATCGACTTCTACAAGCAGCGCGTCTTCCAGCTCGACCACATCGAGGTGTTGGTGCTGGACGAGGCCGACCGCATGTTCGATCTGGGCTTTATCGCCGACATCCGGTACCTGATGCGGCGCATGCCCAAGCCGGATCAGCGCATTAACCTGCTGTTCTCGGCCACCCTCTCCCACCGGGTGATGGAGCTCGCCTACGAGCACCTGAACGACCCCGAGGTGGTGCGTATCGAGTCCGAGCAGATCACCGCCGACCGGGTCCGCCAGAAGCTCTACCACGTTTCCAAGGACGAGAAGATCCCCCTGCTGCTGGGCCTGGTCCAGAACGAGGAGGCGTTCAACCGCTCGATCATCTTCGTCAACACCAAACGGGCCGCCGACCGGGTAACGGGCTACCTGCTGGGCAACGATATCGAGGCCGCGGTCATCTCCGGGGACATCCCGCAGAAAAAGCGCGAGGCCCTGCTCAAGCGTTTCCAGGACGGCGAGCTGCGCTTCCTGGTGGCCACCGATGTGGCTGCGCGGGGGCTGCACATCGAGGATGTCTCCCACGTTATCAACTATGACCTGCCCCAGGACCCGGAGGACTACGTCCACCGTATCGGGCGGACCGCCCGCGCCGGCGCCAGCGGGGATGCCATCTCGCTGGCCTGCGAGGAGTACGTCTTCTCCCTGCCCGATATCGAAAGCTATATCGAGCAGCGCATCCCCGCTGAAATGCCCTCGAGCGAGTTGATGGTCGAGCCCAAACCGCCGAAGCGCATCCAGCGCAGCCGGCCCGGCGGCAAGGGCGGCCGCGGCGGTGGTCGCCCCGGTGGCGGTCGCCGCCGCCCGGGGGGCGGGCGCCGCAATGGGGGCGGCAACGGCGGTGGTAAAGGGGGCGACTCCGGCGGCGGCCCCGGCAACGGCTGA